A section of the Rhizomicrobium sp. genome encodes:
- a CDS encoding DHA2 family efflux MFS transporter permease subunit: MPPIVKIWIGFAAMCLGMAMAVLDIQIVASSFTTIQASLKVTSDELSWIQTGYLMAEVIAIPLTGWLTRAMSLRWMFAAATLGFTLASMACALCTSLPPFIVLRVVQGFCGGMLIPGVFTSVFVMMPEKHRIAATALAGTLAVIAPTVGPAIGGYLTEYYSWHWIFLINLVPGIAIVGLVIGFVRLGEPDASEFRRIDYFAVALAAVFLATLELVLKEAPKYQWQGAFVFGCIGVCVVTGSGAIWRSLFSRHPFLDLYRFRERTFTLGCTLSFVLGLGLYGSVYLLALFLGLVREHSPWEIGTIMIVSGAAQLATAPVAAWLESKVDPRILTGFGYSLFAAGLIANGYETAATDYDGLFWPQVMRGASVMLCILPATRLALDTLMPGQVADGSALFNLMRNLGGAIGIALVDTILYQRTPTHARALAQRLQAGDADAARLVGLPAQYFHGRDMGPVDETMRAFAEPLIQKAALVQSFNEAWIAIGLFFALSLLVLPFMRHIRRSAMGPEVA; this comes from the coding sequence ATGCCGCCCATCGTCAAAATCTGGATCGGCTTCGCGGCCATGTGTCTCGGCATGGCGATGGCCGTGCTGGACATCCAGATCGTCGCCAGCTCCTTCACCACCATCCAGGCCTCGCTCAAGGTCACGTCGGACGAACTGAGCTGGATCCAGACCGGCTATCTCATGGCGGAGGTGATCGCCATTCCGCTGACCGGCTGGCTCACGCGGGCGATGTCCCTGCGCTGGATGTTCGCGGCCGCAACACTGGGCTTCACCCTGGCGAGCATGGCCTGCGCCCTGTGCACCTCGCTGCCGCCCTTCATCGTCCTGCGCGTGGTCCAGGGCTTCTGCGGCGGCATGCTGATCCCCGGCGTCTTCACCTCGGTCTTCGTGATGATGCCGGAGAAGCACCGCATCGCCGCCACCGCGCTGGCCGGCACGCTGGCGGTGATCGCGCCGACGGTCGGGCCCGCCATCGGCGGCTATCTCACGGAGTACTATAGCTGGCACTGGATCTTCCTGATCAATCTCGTCCCCGGCATCGCGATCGTGGGCCTGGTGATCGGCTTCGTGCGGCTGGGCGAGCCGGACGCGTCCGAATTCCGCCGCATCGACTATTTCGCCGTCGCGCTGGCGGCGGTCTTCCTGGCGACACTCGAACTGGTGCTCAAGGAAGCGCCGAAATACCAATGGCAGGGCGCCTTCGTGTTCGGCTGCATCGGGGTCTGCGTGGTGACCGGCTCGGGCGCGATCTGGCGCAGCCTGTTCAGCCGGCATCCCTTCCTCGACCTCTACCGCTTCCGCGAGCGCACCTTCACGCTCGGCTGCACGCTGAGCTTCGTGCTGGGGCTGGGTCTTTACGGCTCGGTCTACCTGCTCGCCCTGTTCCTCGGCCTGGTGCGCGAGCATTCGCCATGGGAGATCGGCACGATCATGATCGTCTCCGGCGCGGCCCAGCTTGCGACCGCGCCCGTCGCCGCCTGGCTCGAAAGCAAGGTCGATCCGCGCATCCTGACCGGCTTCGGCTACAGCCTGTTCGCCGCCGGCCTGATCGCCAACGGCTACGAGACGGCGGCGACGGATTATGACGGCCTGTTCTGGCCGCAGGTGATGCGCGGCGCCAGCGTCATGCTCTGCATCCTGCCGGCGACGCGGCTGGCGCTCGACACGCTGATGCCGGGCCAGGTCGCGGACGGCAGCGCGCTGTTCAACCTGATGCGCAATCTGGGCGGCGCCATCGGCATCGCGCTGGTCGACACGATCCTCTATCAGCGCACGCCGACGCACGCCCGGGCGCTGGCGCAACGGCTCCAGGCCGGCGACGCCGACGCGGCGCGTCTCGTCGGCCTGCCGGCGCAATACTTCCACGGCCGCGACATGGGACCGGTCGACGAGACCATGCGCGCCTTCGCCGAGCCGCTGATCCAAAAGGCCGCGCTGGTGCAGTCGTTCAACGAGGCGTGGATCGCGATCGGCCTGTTCTTCGCGCTGTCGCTTCTGGTGCTGCCCTTCATGCGCCACATCCGCCGCTCGGCGATGGGACCGGAAGTCGCTTAG
- a CDS encoding alkane 1-monooxygenase — MGALRFVGPFLFAASIPAFYYLVGPWGPFLTVAALLAALIGAELVSDRGQGPAVAEDVRLFRVLPNLYVPVQLGVIGWAVVVARDAGPAGFAALAVSVGVTTGVFGVLAAHELVHGHDRAERFLGLVMLTGMSYRHFRVAHIFGHHRWAATEHDPASARLGESFYAFLPRTVAAQFADAWGFETRRLHGGAIWNNRIARDVAAMLALYFAIAATLGPRSAGLFAGQSAVGIVVLELFNYIAHYGLTRKRRGRGHEPFTAAHSWNSSNALANALIFNMGRHSCHHARPASSFERLEWVAAAPELPAGYAGSILLALVPPLWRRVMDPAVQKLQTGISNAPA; from the coding sequence ATGGGAGCGCTGCGCTTCGTCGGACCGTTCCTCTTCGCAGCGTCGATTCCGGCTTTCTACTATCTCGTCGGTCCCTGGGGACCGTTCCTCACCGTCGCGGCGCTGCTGGCGGCGCTGATCGGCGCCGAGCTCGTCTCGGATCGCGGCCAGGGCCCGGCCGTGGCGGAGGATGTGCGTCTCTTTCGGGTGCTGCCCAATCTCTACGTGCCGGTGCAGCTCGGCGTGATCGGCTGGGCGGTCGTCGTGGCGAGGGACGCGGGCCCCGCCGGCTTCGCGGCGCTGGCCGTATCGGTCGGCGTGACGACCGGCGTGTTCGGCGTGCTGGCGGCGCACGAACTCGTGCACGGCCATGACCGCGCGGAGCGGTTCCTCGGCCTCGTGATGCTCACCGGCATGAGCTATCGCCATTTCCGCGTCGCGCATATCTTCGGGCATCACCGCTGGGCCGCGACCGAGCACGATCCGGCCAGCGCCCGGCTCGGCGAAAGCTTCTACGCCTTCCTGCCGCGCACCGTCGCGGCGCAGTTCGCCGATGCCTGGGGGTTCGAGACGCGGCGGCTGCATGGCGGCGCGATCTGGAACAACCGAATCGCCCGCGACGTCGCGGCGATGCTCGCGCTCTATTTCGCAATCGCAGCAACGCTCGGGCCGCGCAGCGCCGGACTGTTCGCAGGCCAGAGCGCGGTCGGCATCGTCGTGCTCGAACTGTTCAACTACATCGCCCATTACGGCCTGACGCGGAAGCGCCGGGGACGGGGCCACGAACCGTTCACCGCGGCGCATAGCTGGAACTCGAGCAACGCGCTCGCCAACGCGCTCATCTTCAACATGGGCCGCCATTCGTGCCACCACGCACGGCCCGCATCGTCGTTCGAGCGTCTGGAATGGGTCGCCGCCGCGCCGGAGCTTCCGGCCGGCTATGCCGGCAGCATCCTTCTCGCGCTCGTGCCGCCTCTGTGGCGGCGCGTCATGGACCCAGCGGTCCAAAAGCTTCAAACTGGCATCAGCAACGCACCTGCCTGA
- a CDS encoding isoprenylcysteine carboxylmethyltransferase family protein, with amino-acid sequence MRLAIYIVLVLVAVQRLVEIAYAERNTRALLARGAVEAGRAHYPLIVVLHAAWLTAIVLLLPPDATIHWWALALFVALQLARVWVIATLGPYWTTRIITIEQAPLVRKGPYRFVRHPNYLVVAGEIAALPLAFGEIGVAVVFTILNGLMLAWRIRQEDTALAARRGLPAGTG; translated from the coding sequence GTGAGGCTCGCGATCTACATCGTCCTCGTCCTCGTCGCCGTGCAGCGGCTGGTCGAGATCGCCTATGCCGAGCGCAACACGCGCGCGCTCCTGGCGCGGGGCGCGGTCGAGGCCGGCCGTGCGCATTATCCGCTGATCGTCGTGCTGCATGCCGCCTGGCTGACCGCCATCGTCCTGCTGCTGCCGCCCGATGCGACGATCCACTGGTGGGCGCTGGCGCTGTTCGTCGCGCTGCAGCTGGCGCGCGTCTGGGTCATCGCCACGCTCGGTCCCTATTGGACGACGCGGATCATCACGATCGAGCAGGCGCCCCTGGTGCGCAAGGGTCCCTATCGCTTCGTGCGCCATCCCAACTATCTCGTCGTGGCCGGCGAGATCGCGGCGCTGCCGCTCGCCTTCGGCGAGATCGGTGTCGCGGTTGTCTTCACGATCCTGAACGGCCTGATGCTCGCCTGGCGCATCCGCCAGGAGGACACCGCGCTCGCCGCGCGGCGCGGCCTGCCGGCCGGCACGGGTTGA
- a CDS encoding acyl-homoserine-lactone synthase, producing the protein MIEVVTSRNALLYEAPLRDMYRLRHRVLVEHRGIERLRRRDGLQTDRFDTADAIYLLLTEDGGRVRGAARLLPTTGPHVFADAVPHLCAVRGVQRGARILELSRAIVDEKGLGRAQMETARKNLLVGLFEFCVRAGCEKFTTLMPTDLLFRNLVMGVDIKPLGLAVERDGTKQVAVAATVDQTALDAVRLALDVYEPLIYYVGARAGDPLELAPARIPARPLEAAE; encoded by the coding sequence ATGATCGAAGTGGTGACCAGCCGCAACGCGCTGCTCTACGAAGCGCCGCTGCGCGACATGTATCGCCTCAGGCATCGCGTGCTGGTGGAGCACAGGGGCATCGAACGCCTGCGCCGGCGCGACGGGCTGCAGACCGACCGCTTCGATACCGCCGACGCCATCTATCTGCTCCTGACCGAGGATGGGGGCAGGGTGCGCGGCGCCGCGCGCCTCCTGCCGACGACGGGGCCGCATGTCTTCGCCGACGCGGTGCCGCATCTGTGCGCGGTCCGCGGCGTGCAGCGCGGCGCGCGGATCCTGGAGCTCAGCCGCGCCATCGTCGACGAGAAGGGGCTCGGCCGCGCCCAGATGGAGACCGCCCGCAAGAACCTCCTGGTCGGCCTGTTCGAGTTCTGCGTGCGCGCCGGCTGCGAGAAATTCACCACCCTGATGCCCACCGACCTTCTGTTCCGCAACCTCGTGATGGGCGTCGATATCAAGCCGCTGGGCCTGGCGGTGGAGCGCGACGGCACCAAGCAGGTCGCGGTCGCGGCGACCGTCGACCAGACGGCGCTGGATGCCGTCCGGCTGGCGCTCGATGTCTACGAGCCCCTTATTTACTATGTCGGCGCACGGGCGGGCGATCCGCTGGAACTCGCGCCGGCGCGGATTCCCGCGCGGCCGCTGGAAGCCGCCGAATAG
- a CDS encoding LuxR family transcriptional regulator yields the protein MLLTNATFDFIEEIDRKDDIPTLVDSYQSLIGKFGMLYFMAGNRDHPAMQREDRLWATTWPEEWLNHWMSRKYFFVDPVAAQLMRRNEPVRWSEAQTASNKTGARIFEEANEFRMKDGFALPIYSREGFVIAISMGAEHYELGKLEEMCLHIGSIYFHAKLERLRAKDAPPPHSPRLTRRERECLSWVAAGKTDWEISQILAIAEQTVHEYVQNALIKLNATTRAQAVAVAIFTKQITA from the coding sequence ATGCTTCTCACGAACGCGACGTTTGATTTCATCGAGGAGATCGACCGCAAGGATGACATCCCGACGCTGGTCGACTCCTATCAGAGCCTGATCGGCAAGTTTGGAATGCTCTATTTCATGGCGGGCAACCGGGACCATCCCGCCATGCAGCGCGAGGACCGGCTGTGGGCGACGACCTGGCCGGAGGAGTGGCTGAACCACTGGATGTCGCGGAAGTATTTTTTCGTCGATCCGGTGGCGGCGCAGCTCATGCGGCGCAACGAGCCGGTGCGCTGGAGCGAAGCGCAGACCGCCAGCAACAAGACCGGCGCCCGCATCTTCGAGGAAGCCAACGAATTCCGCATGAAGGACGGCTTCGCGCTGCCGATCTACAGCCGCGAGGGGTTCGTCATCGCCATCTCGATGGGCGCCGAGCATTACGAGCTGGGCAAGCTCGAAGAGATGTGCCTGCATATCGGCTCGATCTATTTCCACGCCAAGCTCGAGCGCCTGCGCGCCAAGGACGCGCCGCCGCCGCACAGCCCGCGGCTGACGCGCCGCGAGCGCGAATGCCTCTCCTGGGTGGCGGCCGGCAAGACCGATTGGGAAATCTCGCAGATCCTCGCCATCGCCGAGCAGACGGTGCACGAATACGTCCAGAACGCGCTCATCAAGCTCAACGCGACGACGCGGGCTCAGGCCGTGGCGGTCGCCATCTTCACCAAGCAGATCACCGCCTGA
- a CDS encoding phytanoyl-CoA dioxygenase family protein produces the protein MSVAFAEPRLSDWIGEIREQGYCIVPGIMPKSKVQAIHNDLKDRFERTPFCEGEFYGSHTKRFGGLLKRSAHAAAFVQQPLILDIAQTLLGPFCDSIQLNLTQALEIWPGEWEQVPHRDQDMWRGPIGEIEYLINIMWPFTPYRKENGATLIWPNSHRRQDENIIDRGEAIAAEMNPGDALVYLGSTMHGAGANITAAPRAGMIISYSLGWLKPFENQWLVYPPEIARTFPPDLAALAGYRMHRPNLGNYEGQSPSVLLQDEVPEYLHSVDGLRADQAELIAEFKARQRTGSVLG, from the coding sequence ATGTCCGTCGCATTCGCCGAACCCCGGCTCTCCGACTGGATCGGAGAGATACGGGAACAGGGCTACTGTATCGTTCCCGGCATCATGCCCAAGTCCAAGGTCCAGGCGATCCACAACGACCTGAAGGATCGCTTCGAAAGGACGCCCTTCTGCGAAGGCGAATTCTACGGCAGCCACACCAAGAGGTTCGGCGGCCTGCTCAAGCGCTCCGCCCATGCGGCGGCGTTCGTCCAGCAGCCTCTGATCCTGGACATCGCGCAGACGCTTCTCGGCCCGTTCTGCGACAGCATCCAGCTCAATCTGACGCAGGCGCTGGAGATCTGGCCGGGCGAATGGGAGCAGGTCCCGCACCGCGACCAGGACATGTGGCGCGGACCGATCGGCGAGATCGAATATCTGATCAACATCATGTGGCCGTTCACGCCCTATCGGAAGGAGAACGGCGCCACGCTGATCTGGCCGAACAGCCATCGCCGGCAGGACGAGAACATCATCGACCGCGGCGAGGCGATCGCGGCCGAAATGAACCCGGGCGACGCCCTGGTCTATCTCGGCTCGACGATGCATGGCGCCGGAGCCAACATCACCGCGGCGCCGCGGGCCGGCATGATCATCAGCTACAGCCTGGGATGGCTGAAACCCTTCGAGAACCAGTGGCTGGTCTATCCGCCTGAAATCGCGCGGACATTTCCTCCGGATCTGGCGGCCCTGGCGGGCTATCGGATGCATCGTCCGAACCTCGGCAACTATGAGGGGCAGAGCCCGTCCGTGCTGCTGCAGGACGAGGTGCCGGAATATCTGCATTCGGTCGATGGTCTGCGTGCGGATCAGGCGGAGCTGATCGCGGAATTCAAGGCGCGCCAGCGTACAGGCTCTGTGTTAGGCTGA
- a CDS encoding acyl-homoserine-lactone synthase — MVQVINANNRHKYVPAVEAMHRDRKKIFVDNLKWNIPVDGEHEIDQFDTPDATYLVVLDETKQTHLGSVRLLPTTKPHLLSEVFPMVCDDGVPVGDDIWEITRFCAATHLRGRDSFMVQSRLAIGMVELALLYGITRYTCLAVPAFLSTIMAVGWECEPLGLPREVNGETVGALLIKISPATLQLLRMRMGWRHPILELDAVGHAAATTAAKAA, encoded by the coding sequence ATGGTCCAGGTCATCAACGCCAACAATCGCCACAAATACGTTCCAGCGGTCGAGGCCATGCATCGCGACCGCAAGAAGATTTTCGTCGACAACCTGAAATGGAACATCCCGGTCGACGGCGAGCATGAGATCGACCAGTTCGACACCCCCGACGCGACCTATCTCGTCGTGCTCGACGAGACCAAGCAGACGCATCTGGGCTCGGTGCGGCTCCTGCCGACCACCAAGCCGCACCTTTTGAGCGAAGTCTTCCCGATGGTGTGCGACGACGGCGTTCCGGTCGGCGACGACATCTGGGAGATCACCCGCTTCTGCGCCGCGACCCATCTGCGCGGCCGCGATTCCTTCATGGTGCAGAGCCGCCTGGCGATCGGCATGGTCGAACTGGCGCTGCTCTACGGCATCACGCGCTACACCTGCCTGGCCGTCCCGGCCTTCCTGTCGACCATCATGGCGGTCGGCTGGGAATGCGAGCCGCTCGGCCTGCCGCGCGAGGTCAACGGCGAGACGGTCGGCGCGCTCTTGATCAAGATATCGCCCGCGACGCTGCAGCTTCTGCGCATGCGGATGGGCTGGCGCCATCCCATTCTCGAGCTCGACGCCGTCGGGCACGCCGCGGCCACGACCGCCGCGAAGGCCGCATAG
- a CDS encoding LuxR family transcriptional regulator, producing the protein MSLVEDVQAFVREANRITEVKELRSLLEGIVQTLGFDYFALVHHVNIYQTNGDVVYLFDFPQAWADQIDRRGYFSDDPVLVACEKSAAPFVWSEVSRIVKLTGRQQEILKSAQDAGLGGGFTVPIHVPGEHTGACSFSTRTGRDVPEHALPAAHYVGCFAFEAARRLVQRRAQTAQTRIQTTAKPKLTRRQLDCVVLAGRGKSDRDVGQILGISDQTVHQHMEEAKRKYEVATRMQLVVRALFDSQLAFADLVN; encoded by the coding sequence ATGAGTTTGGTCGAAGACGTGCAGGCGTTCGTTCGCGAAGCCAATCGAATCACGGAGGTGAAGGAGCTTCGCAGTCTGCTGGAAGGCATCGTGCAGACGCTGGGGTTCGACTATTTCGCGCTGGTCCACCATGTGAACATCTATCAGACCAATGGCGACGTGGTTTACCTGTTCGACTTTCCGCAGGCATGGGCCGATCAGATCGACCGCAGGGGATATTTTTCGGACGATCCGGTGCTCGTCGCCTGCGAGAAATCGGCCGCGCCTTTCGTGTGGTCCGAAGTGTCGCGCATCGTCAAGCTGACCGGCCGCCAGCAGGAAATCCTGAAGTCGGCCCAGGATGCTGGTCTGGGCGGCGGGTTCACCGTTCCCATCCATGTGCCGGGCGAGCACACCGGCGCCTGTTCGTTCAGCACCCGCACCGGCCGCGACGTTCCCGAACACGCGCTGCCCGCCGCGCATTATGTCGGCTGCTTCGCGTTCGAGGCGGCCCGCCGCCTCGTCCAGCGCCGCGCCCAGACGGCGCAGACCAGGATCCAGACGACGGCCAAGCCGAAGCTGACGCGCCGCCAGCTCGACTGCGTCGTGCTCGCCGGACGCGGCAAGAGCGACCGCGACGTCGGCCAGATCCTCGGCATCAGCGACCAGACCGTCCACCAGCACATGGAAGAGGCCAAGCGCAAATACGAGGTCGCGACGCGCATGCAGCTCGTCGTCCGCGCGCTGTTCGACAGCCAATTGGCGTTCGCCGATCTCGTGAACTGA
- a CDS encoding zinc-binding alcohol dehydrogenase family protein: MKAAVYYENGPPSVLKYEDVPDPQVMPNGIVIRVEAVSIEGGDTLNRQGGPLMTVPHVVGYQAAGEVVAVGADVTDFQIGDKAVTTGFNGSHAELRSVAARTAWKIPKGADVRLAAAVPVPFGTAHDCLFEFGRLKRGETVLVQAGASGVGVAAIQLAKRAGARVLATASSDERLEKLKPLGLDHGINYKTSDVVQAVMTITDNKGVDLVVDPVGGSTLQGSLLSLGYRGRVSMVGAAGREPMRVDVGSLMVGNRSLTGVFLGAELATDRVHDMIQGLVDEVAVGSLRVVIDKTFPLSQAAAAHAYIESRKAVGRVLLIP, from the coding sequence ATGAAAGCCGCCGTCTACTACGAGAACGGTCCGCCCTCCGTCCTGAAATACGAAGACGTCCCCGATCCGCAGGTGATGCCGAACGGCATCGTCATCCGCGTCGAGGCGGTGTCGATCGAGGGCGGCGACACGCTGAACCGCCAGGGCGGTCCCCTGATGACCGTGCCGCATGTCGTCGGCTACCAGGCGGCGGGCGAAGTCGTCGCGGTCGGCGCCGACGTCACCGATTTCCAGATCGGCGACAAGGCGGTGACCACCGGCTTCAACGGCAGCCATGCCGAGCTGCGCTCGGTCGCGGCGCGCACGGCGTGGAAGATTCCCAAGGGTGCCGATGTCAGGCTTGCCGCCGCGGTCCCGGTGCCGTTCGGCACGGCGCATGACTGCCTGTTCGAGTTCGGCCGCCTCAAGCGCGGCGAGACCGTGCTGGTGCAGGCCGGCGCCTCCGGCGTCGGCGTCGCGGCGATCCAGCTCGCCAAGCGCGCCGGCGCGCGCGTGCTCGCCACCGCCTCCAGCGACGAGCGGCTCGAGAAGCTGAAGCCGCTCGGCCTCGATCACGGCATCAACTACAAGACCTCCGACGTCGTGCAGGCCGTGATGACGATCACGGACAACAAGGGCGTCGATCTGGTCGTTGATCCGGTCGGCGGGTCGACGCTGCAGGGATCGCTCCTGTCGCTCGGCTATCGCGGCCGGGTGTCGATGGTCGGCGCCGCGGGACGCGAGCCGATGCGTGTCGATGTCGGCTCGCTCATGGTCGGAAACCGGAGCCTCACCGGCGTCTTTCTCGGTGCGGAACTCGCGACCGATCGCGTGCACGACATGATTCAGGGTTTGGTGGACGAAGTTGCCGTTGGATCGTTGCGAGTCGTTATCGACAAGACATTCCCGCTTTCGCAGGCGGCGGCGGCACACGCTTACATCGAAAGCAGAAAAGCTGTGGGCCGAGTTCTCCTTATTCCTTGA
- the pcaF gene encoding 3-oxoadipyl-CoA thiolase: MSALKDAYICDAVRTPIGRYGGGLAYVRTDDLAALPIKALMARNGAVDWAKVEEVYLGCANQAGEDNRNVARMAALLSGLPETVPGTTINRLCASGLDAVGSAARAVKAGEISLAIAGGVESMTRAPFVMGKAESAFPRAAENHDTTIGWRFVNPRMKAVYGTDSMPETGENVAEAYRISRADQDAFALRSQQKAGRAIASGFFAEETVAVEAKDGKGKPMPFTADEHPRPQTTAEDLARLKTPFRNPGTVTAGNASGVNDGAAAMIIASEDAAKKNGLTIRGRVLGMATAGVAPRVMGVGPVPATEKLLARLGLKIGDFDVIELNEAFASQSLAVLRGLGLPDDADVVNPNGGAIALGHPLGMSGARLALTALHQLEKTGGRRALATLCVGVGQGVALAIERV, encoded by the coding sequence ATGTCCGCTCTCAAAGATGCCTATATCTGCGATGCCGTGCGCACGCCCATCGGGCGCTATGGCGGCGGCCTCGCCTATGTGCGCACCGACGATCTCGCGGCGCTGCCGATCAAGGCCCTGATGGCGCGCAACGGCGCGGTGGATTGGGCCAAGGTGGAAGAGGTCTATCTCGGCTGCGCCAACCAGGCGGGCGAGGACAACCGCAACGTCGCGCGCATGGCGGCGCTGCTCTCCGGTCTGCCGGAGACGGTGCCGGGGACGACGATCAACCGGCTCTGCGCCTCGGGTCTCGACGCGGTGGGCTCGGCGGCGCGCGCGGTGAAGGCGGGCGAGATTTCGCTCGCCATCGCCGGCGGCGTCGAATCGATGACGCGCGCGCCCTTCGTGATGGGCAAGGCCGAGAGCGCCTTTCCCCGCGCGGCGGAGAACCACGACACGACGATCGGCTGGCGCTTCGTCAATCCGAGGATGAAGGCGGTATACGGCACGGATTCGATGCCGGAGACCGGCGAGAATGTCGCCGAGGCTTATCGGATATCCCGCGCCGACCAGGACGCCTTCGCGCTGCGCAGCCAGCAGAAGGCCGGCCGCGCCATCGCAAGCGGATTTTTCGCGGAGGAGACCGTCGCCGTCGAAGCCAAGGACGGCAAGGGCAAGCCCATGCCGTTCACCGCCGACGAACATCCGCGCCCGCAGACCACGGCGGAGGATCTCGCCCGGCTGAAGACGCCGTTCCGTAATCCCGGCACGGTGACGGCGGGCAATGCCTCGGGCGTGAACGACGGCGCGGCGGCGATGATCATTGCTTCCGAAGACGCAGCGAAGAAGAACGGGTTGACCATCCGCGGCCGCGTGCTGGGCATGGCGACAGCGGGCGTGGCGCCGCGGGTGATGGGCGTCGGGCCGGTGCCGGCGACGGAGAAGCTGCTGGCGCGCCTCGGACTCAAGATCGGCGACTTCGACGTCATCGAGCTGAACGAGGCCTTCGCCAGCCAGTCGCTGGCGGTGCTGCGCGGGCTGGGGCTGCCCGACGACGCCGATGTCGTGAACCCGAATGGCGGCGCCATCGCGCTCGGCCATCCGCTCGGCATGAGCGGGGCGCGGCTGGCGCTGACCGCGCTGCATCAGCTAGAGAAGACCGGCGGCCGGCGCGCGCTGGCGACGCTGTGCGTCGGCGTCGGCCAGGGCGTCGCGCTGGCGATAGAGAGGGTCTGA
- a CDS encoding cupin domain-containing protein, producing MRNLAFAAAFVFVTGAAMAADAPKVTAVPVFRGNTTITGQPIVVPDKPDVAVSIATFPPGATLPEHQHPYPHYVYVLEGVLTVVNTQTDKTFEVKAGAFIAEMQSTWHYGVNKGSVPVKLLIIDQVPAGTTSNVVPKAQ from the coding sequence ATGCGAAATCTTGCCTTTGCGGCGGCGTTCGTCTTCGTCACCGGCGCGGCCATGGCGGCCGACGCGCCCAAGGTGACGGCGGTACCGGTCTTTCGCGGCAACACGACGATCACCGGCCAGCCCATCGTCGTGCCGGACAAGCCGGATGTGGCGGTCTCCATCGCGACGTTCCCGCCGGGCGCGACGCTGCCGGAGCACCAGCATCCCTATCCGCACTATGTCTATGTGCTGGAAGGCGTGCTCACGGTGGTCAACACGCAGACCGACAAGACCTTCGAGGTCAAGGCGGGCGCGTTCATCGCCGAAATGCAGAGCACCTGGCACTACGGAGTCAACAAGGGCTCGGTGCCGGTCAAGCTGCTGATCATCGACCAGGTGCCGGCGGGCACCACGAGCAACGTGGTGCCGAAAGCGCAATAA
- a CDS encoding acyl-CoA dehydrogenase family protein, whose amino-acid sequence MAVLNEEQTLIRDAAKSWVQEKSPVTAFRKLRDSDNEDGFDRAAWREMAELGWAGILVPEEFGGVGLGYLTLGLVLEETGRTLTASPLISTALTATTALLLAGSDAQKQTYLPAIAEGKLIATLAVDEGPHHAPEKIALAGTDGGNGKVMLNGKKTFVLDGGTADLIIVAARTSGKPGDKGGITLVLVDGKASGLTRQKLKTVDSRGYANLTFQDVQGDVLGTSNQGGGILETTLDRARAGLAAEMLGQAMQSFEVTLDYLKTREQFGQKIGTFQALQHRAAKMFTDLELARSCVEGALSAIDRDANDVAQLASLAKAKVGDLVHLVSNEMVQMHGGIGMTDAHDAGLYLKRARAQEATFGGSSYHRDRYATLLGY is encoded by the coding sequence ATGGCAGTCCTGAACGAAGAACAGACGCTCATCCGCGACGCCGCGAAATCCTGGGTGCAGGAAAAATCGCCCGTCACCGCTTTCCGCAAGCTGCGCGACAGCGACAACGAAGACGGCTTCGACCGCGCCGCGTGGCGGGAGATGGCCGAGCTGGGCTGGGCTGGCATCCTCGTGCCCGAGGAATTCGGCGGCGTGGGGCTGGGTTATCTCACCCTCGGCCTAGTGCTGGAGGAGACGGGCCGCACGCTGACGGCGTCGCCCTTGATCTCGACCGCGCTGACCGCGACGACGGCCTTGCTGCTCGCCGGTTCGGATGCGCAGAAGCAGACATACCTGCCCGCCATCGCCGAAGGAAAGCTGATCGCGACGCTCGCCGTCGACGAAGGCCCGCATCATGCGCCGGAGAAGATCGCGCTGGCCGGCACCGACGGCGGCAACGGCAAGGTGATGCTGAACGGCAAGAAGACCTTCGTGCTCGACGGCGGCACGGCGGACCTGATCATCGTCGCGGCGCGCACCAGCGGAAAACCCGGCGACAAGGGCGGCATCACCTTGGTCCTGGTCGACGGCAAGGCGTCCGGCCTGACGCGCCAGAAGCTGAAGACCGTCGACAGCCGCGGCTATGCCAATCTGACGTTCCAGGACGTCCAGGGCGACGTCCTCGGCACGTCGAACCAAGGCGGCGGCATCCTGGAAACAACGCTCGACCGTGCCCGCGCCGGCCTTGCCGCCGAGATGCTCGGCCAGGCGATGCAGTCCTTCGAGGTGACGCTCGACTATCTCAAGACCCGCGAGCAGTTCGGCCAGAAGATCGGCACCTTCCAGGCGCTGCAGCACCGCGCCGCCAAGATGTTCACCGATCTGGAGCTGGCGCGCTCTTGCGTCGAGGGCGCCCTGTCGGCCATCGACCGCGACGCCAACGACGTGGCGCAGCTTGCCTCGCTGGCCAAGGCCAAGGTCGGCGATCTGGTGCACCTCGTCTCCAACGAGATGGTGCAGATGCATGGCGGCATCGGCATGACCGACGCGCATGACGCGGGTCTTTATCTCAAGCGCGCCCGCGCCCAGGAAGCGACCTTCGGCGGCTCGTCCTACCACCGCGACCGCTACGCGACGTTATTGGGATATTAG